The window TCTGGACACTCGCGTTTAATTTCTGCGGCCCTTGCAGCTGCCGGCGCAGGCGCTGCACCCAGCGCTGCTCCGCGCGCCCAGCCCCGCTGGGTCCTGGACCCCGCCGGCAGCCGGCAGTGCCTAAAGGTTAGATCTGAAGGATAGGAGAGTGCTGAGAAGGATAATGCTTTTAGGCAATTAATTGTGTGTTCTTTAAATACGGACATGTTAACCACACGGGGCTAGGCAGCGCATGCCTGAGCTGTTTGGAGTAAAAAACTGCAGGACTTTGCAGCTTCTCTCCATCCTGCAGTTCACTTCTGAACTTGCTCCCTCCTCTTAGGATATTCTTAGACTGCCCGGACTTCACCTCAGCTCTGCCATCGCCCAGCCTTGCACTCATTCCATTCGGACCCCCAAATGCTGACCGGCCAGGGGATCCCATGCTACCCTGCAGACTGGTGTGTGCACAAGGAAACCAGGTCCCAGCCTCTGAGGCTGTCAGTGTTTTGTTAGAAAAGAAGGCACAGCTGAGCCAAATAACTAGACAAATGACTAAATGTCTACTTTCTGAGAACTGTAAAAACAATATTGATgctcaaaaaatatacatatgtatatatcatggCAGGAATATAGACAATGGCAGTCAGAGGAAATGATCTCTGAAGACATTTGGATAGGATGGGAACtagtttatttttctcaagaTGCACTGCCCAGTTATTTCCAGTTATTCAATTTTTTATGGTATTTAAAATCATGGGATACAATATTGGCTTATAACAGTTTATATGAAATATTGTCACGACAAAACTAAAAGATAAAGTCACTATCAGACTATAAGACATGAACACCAGTGGCAGCCACACAGGTGGGCATTTGGAAGCAAACACTGCCTGGCACCAGCTGCATAGCCTTGGGCAGGTGAGGAAACATATGCTTCTCAGTTCCCTTGTGTTAGGAGATGAGATGGTCAAATATTGTATAGAACTTCACTCCAATGCAGTAACTACTAGCctcatgtggctatttaaatttataatttaaaaaatggacattCATTTCCTCCGTCACTCTAGCCTCATTTCAAGTGCCCAAGAACCCCATGGGGCTAGCTTTCATACTGTAcagcatgcatatatataaattcttCACAGAAAGTTCCTCTGGACAGTGCTGGTGCATCAAGAGAGGGTCAAATATGATTTAGATACAGTGCtgggaaaatatcacaattaagCAAATAATAGATGCAGTGctaggaaaatatcacaattaagccagtaataattttatattcaggaTTCTTATGTTTGTGAATTTGTAGAGAGCTTGGCGTAGAAGCCTGAGAGCTGTGCTGCAagtctttttcttgtaaaaatCACTGGGGCTGACAAACAAATCCTGATAAAGAGAAAGTTTGTTTCAGAAAGTTCAAGTGAGGCAGACTTTGGGACAGCTTGcatgcaaaatataaaacttggtaactatgaaaaggagaaagataaaTCCAACATTTCCTACATTCACGATGAATAATCAGCaccattttcaaataattatcaaATTAGGAAAAGACtaccttttaaaaacattgagCCTTCTACTGACCGACTATAAAGACTATATATAAAGTATCCCacaatttatttaggtcttctgaagctaaaatgtttttaattttattgtataacCTTAATTAGTTTAATTCCTAGGTTAGCTAACTTTTAATGTTGTTATgaatgttattaattttaaatgtttacttcaAATGTTATTGatgatagagaaataaaaatgattttcatatattgGACTCCTGTCCAGTGTCCTTGCTAAATGTACCTATTAAATCTAATAGCTTATCTGTAAATTATTCTCAATTTTCTGTTGCATTCCATCAATAATTTCTTTCCAGTTataacatcttttatttctttgctattACACTAGCTAGGACTTGCAAtaataaatacagattttttttgcctttagatTTATTTCAGAGAGAAAGTTTTAGAGACCTTTATTTAGATAATTATCTAAATTACAGATGTAATTTAACAGATCCATATTCACATGTATTTCTGCTCCTGTCATTTTTACTAATAGATGTTTCCACCAATATGACTATTTCATGTAACTTTTCAAGTTTTATCTCCTAACTTTGTTCCTGATATTCTCTAATGATTTTTAATGTCTGTTATTAATGTAGTGATAACATATTTGAAATTACTGATCTTGGGTATTAGAgccttcttcatttttccttgatAAATTTCACCAGAAATTATCTGGCTTCAATAAGCAGTTTAAGGgattttacttaatttatttcccttatttaatatttgtttttcttcattgcttttcttGCCCTTATTATTTGCTTCATTCTGCTTTCATTGCTTTTACCtacttaattataatttaatttgttGACTTGGGTGATTATAAATATTCAGATATGTTTCCACTTTACAGATTTAGGCAACAAAATTTCCTCAAAGaaacttatagaaaaaaaatccaataatatataaaatgatatatcatGACAGAAGGGCTTCTTATTAGAAACAAATTGGTTAGTTAAATATTTGAAACTCATAGCTGCAAATAATCACATTaagagaataaagggaaaaacaaaattgtctcaaaaaatgtataaaactacaTAACAGAATTCAGTATGCAGTCATGATACGTACTCTCAGCAAAGTAGGAATACAAAAAAATGATTAATCTACTACATTTATCTGCAAAAATGACAAAACGCtcatacatggaaattaaagacCATTCCTTTGTGGATAATATGGCACAGGATATGTTATGAAAGGCTGTCCTGCCACAACACAGCACAGATGGggttgaaagaaaggaagggaaacaaAGGGCTGCCATGAATTAAACcagtagagaaaataaaagcctGGGTCATGCAGGGGACAGTGTCTTATTAGGCCAGCATCAGGACTGGTTGAAGTCTGGCGCTTCTAACACAGTGGGAAAATGAGCATAGTAATCACAATAAAGAAAGACATCTGAAAGGTGCTAACTTAGCCTCGGATCAGAAGTGCTCTCTGCTAATGCCTTGCTGGTGAAAAGCGTATCCAGTGTAAGCCCTCAGAAATCCCAgaaaacaaagaccaaaagaaacGGCGCCTTGTCAACCGAACGAATTGAAAAAAGCTTCCTGCCGCGATCgggcattaaaagaaaaaaaccacagacATAAGATGGagtgaataaaaaaagaatttatataatTCATGGATGAAATGTTTCAGAATCTATAGGATtatattttttttaaggcagacaGATACGAAAATACAACGAAGCGTGCATGACCGAAACCAgaagagattaaagtaaaacCTCATTCTCCTGAGGAAATCGTGTGAGAAGGGACTTAGGGACTGCCGGAACACAGCGAAGCAGAGGCAGAAGGCAGACAAAAGGGGCTGGGTTGGTCCCCGCCTGTGTGAACGAAAAAATATGTCAGATTGGAAAATTGCGGTAAAAACCAGGCAGAGCACGTACGTTGCCCCCACAGGAAGTGTCCGCCATGCTGCCTGTGCCCGGAAGTAGGTAGGAACACACAGTCAGAGGGACCCAAAAGCAggggggaaggaaaaagagatgcACACTTCCCCCAGAGAAGCCTCCGAGCGCGGCCGCCATTCCGGGCCTCAAgcccataaagaaaaaataccgGAGAGGTTCTGGCACCATTTCGGGGTGCCAAAGCAGCCATGGAAGAGCCTGCAGCTCCCTCAGAAGCCCACGAGGCAGCCGGGGCCCAGGCAGGTGCTGAGGCAGCAAGGGAGGGTGTGTCTGGGCCGGACCTTCCCGTCTGTGAGCCCTCCGGGGAATCTGCTGCTCCAGATTCAGCCCTGCCACATGCGGCAAGGGGCTGGGCCCCCTTCCCTGTAGCTCCAGTCCCTGCCCACCTCCGCAGAGGAGGCCTGAGGCCTGCCCCAGCCTCaggaggaggagcctggcccaGTCCGTTGCCAAGCCGAAGCAGCGGCATTTGGACAAAGCAGATCATCTGCAGGTATTATATACATGGGCAGTGCAAGGAGGGGGAGAACTGTCGCTATTCGCACGACCTTTCTGGTCGGAAGATGGCCACTGAGGGTGGCGTTTCGCCGCCTGGGGCCTCTGCAGGTGGAGGCCCTAGCACGGCTGCGCACATCGAGCCCCCGACTCAGGAAGTGGCGGAAGCCCCCCCGGCTGCATCCTCCCTTTCCTTGCCTGTGATTGGCTCGGCTGCTGAAAGGGGTTTCTTTGAAGCCGAGAGAGACAATGCAGACCGTGGAGCTGCTGGAGGAGCAGGTGTAGAAAGCTGGGCGGATGCCATTGAGTTTGTTCCAGGGCAGCCCTACCGGGGCCGCTGGGTTGCATCTGCCCCCGAGGCTCCTCTACAGAGCTCAGAGACTGAGAGGAAGCAGATGGCTGTGGGCAGTGGGTTGCGGTTTTGCTATTATGCTTCCAGGGGAGTTTGCTTTCGTGGGGAGAGCTGTATGTACCTCCATGGAGACATATGCGACATGTGTGGGCTGCAGACCTTGCACCCCATGGATGCTGCCCAGAGGGAAGAACATATGAGGGCCTGCATTGAAGCACACGAGAAAGATATGGAACTCTCGTTTGCTGTGCAGCGTGGTATGGACAAGGTGTGTGGCATCTGCATGGAGGTTGTCTATGAGAAGGCCAACCCCAATGACCGCCGCTTTGGCATTCTTTCCAATTGCAACCATTCCTTCTGTATTAGGTGTATCCGCAGGTGGAGAAGTGCCAGACAGTTTGAGAACAGGATCGTCAAGTCTTGCCCACAGTGCAGGGTCACCTCTGAATTGGTCATTCCCAGTGAGTtctgggtggaggaggaggaagagaagcagaaactTATTCAGCAATACAAGGAGGCAATGAGCAACAAGGCCTGCAGGTATTTTGCGGAAGGCAGGGGTAACTGCCCATTTGGAGACACATGCTTTTACAAGCATGAATACCCTGAGGGCTGGGGAGATGAGCCTCCTGGGCCAGGTGGTGGGTCATTCAGCGCATACTGGCATCAACTTGTGGAGCCTGTGCGAATGGGAGAGGGCAACATGCTCTATAAAAGCATTAAGAAGGAGCTTGTCGTGCTTCGGCTGGCCAGTCTGTTGTTTAAGCGGTTTCTTTCACTGAGAGATGAGTTACCCTTCTCTGAGGACCAGTGGGACTTGCTTCATTATGAGCTGGAAGAATATTTCAATTTGATTCTGTAGCATCGTGCTGTGGCATGTGGTCTAGTCTGCTGAGGTTCTGTCGTCTGCTATTGCCTGTTTTCCCTGTGTTGACACTCTTACTGCTTTCAGGGGCTGTTGAGGCAGTGCTTCTGTTTTCTTGTCTATTCTGCATATCTTTCCCCCTAGGATTATGGTGATTATCTGTGTTAAAAAATAAGTCCTTAAAGTTACTGTTTTGGTGAAATTAATATTAATGTCAGCTTATGGCTTTTTTTTGTCATCTCTGTTGTCAACAGGATTAACTCAGTTCTAGTGTAGTGTTTACTGAATTTCCACACTTATTTTGAAGACCCTCAAGAGTAAATGTGGCAGAGTGAAAGGAGAAGTTTTAATTGAACTAGTAGCTTTGTGCTATAATAGCCTTAACAAATGGACCCTTGCAGGGCTTTGCAGCTGCTCATCTGTTTGTTTACAGTttgttctttccctccttccccttcaaGTGCACTTGTTAAACTGTGATGAACTTGTGATTTTGTGTTTTACTTGACCAAAACCAAGTGTATATGTTTACATGTTTTTATCCTGTTTAGCTTgacatgaaataatttatatttggaaatatatatttaagaattatatatataaaaatatatatgtataagagttatgtatttgaaaaaaatatataaaagaatatacatcacaatataatatttatgtttatgtaaTAAAGTAAATACAGAGCTGAAAGCTGAAGGTCAAAGCCTAACAGGATTGGCTGTTGTGTGGATGTGAGTTGTGTGAATAATCTTTCTGTCCCTCGCACAGAAGCCAGTAATTAGCATCTAATGAAAAGGACTGTTCAAGTGGGTCTGGCCAAATGTGACAGATGCAGATCTTAGAGGACTTACAAAGCACTATATTGGTAATTCTTACAATGGCATTAATAGCTTACTCTATAAATACAGAAATGGTTTTCCTATGCAGTTTAGCCACCTTCTCATTAATTCTTTGTAACAGCAAATCCTAGGCTCAGAGGCACAGTGCTTTGTATTTGATATACAAAGTCTCTAGACTTTCCCAACAAGGGGCTTTTGACAAAAGAGTTCAACATAAAAGTAACAAGattataaaagggaaaatagaacaaaaatattaaaaccaatgagaataaaagaatggaaagataaaataataaaatatagaaagcacTAAAAACTAAGTGTAAGACTAATATAGAAAATCTACATACAACTTAATTAGATTAAATGAAAGCAGTTTAAAGACTGAAAGTCAAAGGCTATAAGACTTCATTACAATCAGAATGAAACATCctgtttaaaatacacacaacatgAAAATACAGAAACACTCAAAGTAGTAGGATGGGAAAAAGCCGAACAGGTGCTGTGGACTCTCTTGATTGTAGACAAAGTTTATAGTAAGGATAAACACTTTGCTGGAGATAAAAAGGAATGGTACATAAACATTAAATTGTAATTCACAGGAATATATAACTTCAAATTTTGTATACATTTAATAACATTGTATCAGATACACAACTGATGAAAATCCTAAATCCAGACTCTTAGTGGACAATTTTAATACATCTTTTTAGTAAccaaacaagcaaagaaaaaatgaatgtgaaaGAGAATGATGCCATTTTAATGATTTACCTGTACAACGTATGATCTGCATCAACTGCAAATGCACTTATCTTGGCTGAAGTAGCTGAAAAATATGCTGGGAGTCTGAATCTTGAGTCCCAGGTTATTCACACTGTCCTGACTGTCCAACAAAGATGGCACATTTACAGAGTTTATACCATGTACTTTGCATGCAAAAGGATGAATTTGTCAGAACTACCTAATGTGGTACTTGCTATAGTTTTTCTCATTATCATGATGAGGTAAATAATAGAGAATTTAAAGGTTTTGCCCGTAGAGTTTACGACCCATAGCTGTGAATTAGTGGAACAAAGACTGGAACTCAAGCAGTATTTGTCCAGAGCACTCGCACTTACCATGTTCACTAGGAGCAGGTCGACCAGCTGAATGTAGCTGCTGGAGATGCAAGTACAGCCTTTAAATATGGATGATTCAGCCAAGTGGAGCAAAGATGGACTTGAATAAGCTCCCACAGAATGTAGGAGCCATGGGGCTTTTATCTATAGGCTGCCAGCTCAGTGATTTTAGTCCACTGCTTCAGagtgtgcctcagcctcctatacTTTTACATTGCCTCTCCCTTCTTACATGACTCCTGGTTCTCCTATTAAGTACCTCAGCCTATTTGCCTGGACCTTTTGCCATATTCCTTTCCTCTTGATTCCTCTTAGCCAAAGAATTCACCAATCAGGACACCCTTGATGCCTGACTATCACTGGCATGCAAGGTGAGTGACAGATTCCAAATAAATTCCAAACATCTGAGGTCCCTGCCCTGCAGTCgtgcaggagaaagagagattaGATGAACTAAACAACCAAAGAATGAGACCAGATGGTGCACTCTCAAAGACTGTGCCAACACCAAAGTCTCAGAAAATAGTGGCAAAGCTTTCAGAGAGGGGTTTTTAAGCTGAGCCCAGAAAGCTGTGGAAAGTTtctccaaatgtacacttccCTGCATTGTgaaatattgtgtttttattcaaATAGTATCTTGAACCAGATAATCATAAAGTTCAGTATTTATAGTAGGACAATCGTCAGTAGAAAATAAAGTGGCTTGAGAGACCAAGGATAGTTAGAATCCTGACTCTGCTTCTTACCAGCCATTCAGTTTCACAGtctaagcaagttacttaaattttctgtacttcagtttcttcatatgagAAATGGGTACAGTTCCACCTACTTTtgcaggattgttgtgaggatcaaatgtaGTCTGGACAAAAAGCTTGaaacataggttttttttttttagtgattatATATAGATATGAGATTTGTGCATATTTTTGGACATGAAAAGGTGATTGCACAGAAATTAATcaccaagattttctttttgagaatctCTGGAACTTGTATTAATGTAATGTTATCATTTAATGATTATTTTGGTAAGCAAGGGGTATATTACCCTCACATTCATAATTTCAAAAAGATGAAGTATTTTTTCAGcaaaaattattcatttgaaaCTAAATATGTGCTATtcaattacttaaaatataacaaaagaaatacatatttttggcaGAGTTCTAGGTGAGGAAAATAACAAAGGGACATTTTTAGAATATATGGGATTCCTTGTTCCCTCATCAGTTCATtcagaaaaatgtcaaataacAGAAGTATTACTGCCACCAGGTCTGGGTGAAATGTTACCAAGGGCTTTCCCACGATCTGACCACTCCCCTGCTGCAGTCAGGAACAAAGAAGCCTTTGCCACACAAAGGTCTGCTCTGTGAGTGATTCAGAGTGTGTGCTGGCCCTCGCCCCTATGAGGACTCAAGGACTCAGCCCTGGGGTCCACAAAAATGGTATCATTTCAGCTACAACTTAAAAAGCCTAAAACAAGTCAGGTTTGCTTTGCTTAGGTTTCATGTGTCTCGATTTGATGGATATCCACACATGCAAATATACTAAGAGAAATTTACCTAGTAATTCCTCCCCTTTGAAGATATGGAAATCACTTTGTCTCATGGCTCAC is drawn from Homo sapiens chromosome 15, GRCh38.p14 Primary Assembly and contains these coding sequences:
- the MKRN3 gene encoding E3 ubiquitin-protein ligase makorin-3; amino-acid sequence: MEEPAAPSEAHEAAGAQAGAEAAREGVSGPDLPVCEPSGESAAPDSALPHAARGWAPFPVAPVPAHLRRGGLRPAPASGGGAWPSPLPSRSSGIWTKQIICRYYIHGQCKEGENCRYSHDLSGRKMATEGGVSPPGASAGGGPSTAAHIEPPTQEVAEAPPAASSLSLPVIGSAAERGFFEAERDNADRGAAGGAGVESWADAIEFVPGQPYRGRWVASAPEAPLQSSETERKQMAVGSGLRFCYYASRGVCFRGESCMYLHGDICDMCGLQTLHPMDAAQREEHMRACIEAHEKDMELSFAVQRGMDKVCGICMEVVYEKANPNDRRFGILSNCNHSFCIRCIRRWRSARQFENRIVKSCPQCRVTSELVIPSEFWVEEEEEKQKLIQQYKEAMSNKACRYFAEGRGNCPFGDTCFYKHEYPEGWGDEPPGPGGGSFSAYWHQLVEPVRMGEGNMLYKSIKKELVVLRLASLLFKRFLSLRDELPFSEDQWDLLHYELEEYFNLIL